The nucleotide window GAACACCCGGGCTTATAGTAATAATACTCGGAGCTTTACTTATTTTCGGACCGAAACGTTTGCCTGAATTAGGCGAAGCAGTAGGGAAAATGTTTAAAGAATTTAAAAAATCTATGTCGGATATAACAACTGACGGAGATGAAAAAAATAGCGAAAAAAAAGAATCCGATAAAAGCGAATAAGTTTAAAAAATAAAAATGTGTAACTTTGGTTACATATTTTTTTTATGGATATGATATAATTGGATATACAAAATAATTGAAACTAAAAATAAAAATTTTCTGAATAAAAGGAGACTGTTTTATGAATAAATTTTTCAGTTTAAATGATACTCTGTATCAGATTGTACAGAAATATCCTGAAGCATTGGATTTTCTCATAGCTAACGGCTTTGATCAGCTGAAAAACAAACAAATGTTTGAATCAATGGCAAAAAATATAAATCTTAATATGGCACTTAAAGCTAAAAAAATAAATCCCGAATTATTTGAGGAAAAGCTTGTCGCTTTTCTTGAAAAAGACAGTGAAACGGATATTTCTCTTGAAGGAAGAAAAGAAGATTCTACGGGAGATATACTCATTGAAGGGGTATTGCCCTGTCCAATAAGAATACCTTTGCTTGAGGGGATTAAAGGCTGGGTAAATAAGAGAAATGATGAAGTGGATTATAAAATAGCATACGAATTGCAATCAGCAAATTTAGGACTTGATTGGGTTGTGGATAAAGTAAAAACGGGAGATCCTGATAAAGTATCGGATATACTTCTTTCTGCAGGATTCGAGTTGTTTTTTGATAAGGAACTTATGGGTCAATACATGGAAAAGGGTATATTTGAAACGTATCTGGATGAAATGAACAAAGATTTCTGCAATGACAAAATAGATTTAAGAGATCCGAAAAAACAATATGCCATAATGGGAGTAGTTCCTGCTGTATTTCTTATAAATAAAACGGTGTTGGGAGATAGAAAACCTCCTCAAACATGGGAAGATATACTTAGTGAAGAGTTTGAAGATTCGGTAGCGTTACCTATGAACGATTTGGATTTGTTCAATGCATTGATTATCAATATATACAAAGAACACGGTTCGGAAGGAATACAGAAATTGGCGAGATCTTACAAGAAAAATCTTCATCCTGCACAAATGGTAAAAGCTAAAGGGAGAAGCGGGGATGCTCCTGCAGTAAGTATAATTCCTTATTTCTTTACGCAAATGCTTATGGGAGCGACTGATTTGGAAGCTGTTTGGCCCAAAGACGGAGCTTTATTAAGTCCTATATTTATGATTACAAAAAAAGCTAAAAAAGATAAGATACAGCCGTTTATAGATTTCTTTATGTCCGAAGAAATAGGAACACTGTTTTCTGCAAACAGTAAATTTCCTTCCACAAACCCCAATGTAGACAATCATTTGACCGAAGATCAGAAATTTAAATGGATAGGATGGGATTTCATTCACGGAAATGATGTCGGAGGACTTGTCAGAAAATGTGAAGATGAATTTAATGAAGCGATTATGAAATTATAAAAAGTTGTCTTGGAAATAGTAAAATAAGGTTTTATTATTTGACGATAAAAAGACAAAAAAATTATTATTAAAAAACACAAAGTATAATTATATTTCTTTGATATATGAAAAAATTGCTGTTTAAAAGGAGGTAAAAATG belongs to Pseudoleptotrichia goodfellowii and includes:
- a CDS encoding twin-arginine translocase TatA/TatE family subunit; this translates as MGIFRDIGTPGLIVIILGALLIFGPKRLPELGEAVGKMFKEFKKSMSDITTDGDEKNSEKKESDKSE
- a CDS encoding ABC transporter substrate-binding protein, producing the protein MNKFFSLNDTLYQIVQKYPEALDFLIANGFDQLKNKQMFESMAKNINLNMALKAKKINPELFEEKLVAFLEKDSETDISLEGRKEDSTGDILIEGVLPCPIRIPLLEGIKGWVNKRNDEVDYKIAYELQSANLGLDWVVDKVKTGDPDKVSDILLSAGFELFFDKELMGQYMEKGIFETYLDEMNKDFCNDKIDLRDPKKQYAIMGVVPAVFLINKTVLGDRKPPQTWEDILSEEFEDSVALPMNDLDLFNALIINIYKEHGSEGIQKLARSYKKNLHPAQMVKAKGRSGDAPAVSIIPYFFTQMLMGATDLEAVWPKDGALLSPIFMITKKAKKDKIQPFIDFFMSEEIGTLFSANSKFPSTNPNVDNHLTEDQKFKWIGWDFIHGNDVGGLVRKCEDEFNEAIMKL